CCCTGAGCCGGTTCGGGTATAATCAGTAGACAACACATAAAAGAACGTCATGCTGAGCGCAGCCGAAGCATCTCGCTAGTGTGGTATACCACTGCAACATCAGCACGCGAGATTCCTCGACTTCGCTCGGAATGACGTTCTAAAGAACACAACTACCGACCTCACATTCACTTAACTACTCCGGGCACTGCCGAAAATGGTCGGGCCGGCGGCTGGAGTCAGACACATGAAAAATACCATTGCTATTGTGGGCCGCCCCAACGTGGGCAAGTCCACGCTATTCAACCGCCTGGTAGGCCAGCGCAAAGCCATTATGGACAACGAGTCCGGCGTAACGCGCGACCGGCACTACGGCTACGGCGACTGGATCGGGAAGTACTACACCGTGATTGACACTGGTGGCTACGTGCACAACTCCGATGACATCTTCGAAGGCGAAATCAACAAGCAGGTAAAGCTGGCTATTGATGAGGCCGACGTGGTGTTGTTTATGGTAGATGTGGATGCCGGCGTGCACCACCTCGACGAGGAGTTTGCCAGCGTACTGCGCCGCTACCAAGGCAAAAAGCCGATTTACATTGTAGCGAACAAGGCTGATACCAACGCCCGCATTCACGCCGCCGGCGAGTTTTACTCCCTGGGCGTGGGCGACGGCGAAATCTTCCCCATCAGCTCGCAGAGCGGCTCCGGTACCGGCGACCTGCTGGACGCCGTGGTCAGCCACTTTGAGGAAGAAGGTATAGAGGAGCCCGATGCCGGGATTCCTAAAATTGCCGTGGTAGGCCGCCCCAACGTGGGTAAGTCCTCCTTCGTGAACCTGCTGCTGGGCACCGAACGCAGTATTGTAACGGACATTGCCGGCACCACCCGCGACTCTATTCAGGCGCGCTACAATGCCTTTGGTAAGGAGTTTATTCTGGTGGATACGGCTGGTTTGCGCCGCAAAACCAAGGTGCATGAAGATGTAGAGTTCTACTCGGTGCTGCGCTCCATCCGGGCGCTGGAAGAGTCTGATATCTGCATTGTGATGCTGGATGCCACCCGCGGCATTGAGGCCCAGGACCTGAACATCATTGGCCTGGCCGATAAAAACCGCAAGGGCATTGTAATTCTGGTGAACAAATGGGACCTCATCGAGAACAAGGAAACCAACACGGCCAAGGACTTTGAGGAGAAAATCCGCGAGAAAATTGCGCCTATCAGCTATCCGCCCATCATCTTCATTTCGGTGCTGAACAAGCAGCGCGTGCACAAGGCCATTGAAACCGCCATTGACGTGTACGAGAACAAGCGCCGCAAAATTCCCACCTCGGAGCTGAACGAGGTAATGCTGAAGGAGATTGAGCGGTATCCGCCGCCCATCCAGAAAGGCAAAATGGTGCGCATCAAATACGTAACGCAGCTGCCCACGCACAACCCGGTGTTTGCCTTCTTCTGCAACCTGCCGCAGTACGTGCTGGAAAGCTACACGCGCTACCTGGAAAACCGCCTCCGCGAGCATTTCGACTTTACGGGAGTACCAGTAGGTATTATTTTCCGGAAGAAATAAGCCTTGGACAGTGGTTTAAGGCAGATTCAGGAAATTTTTTCTGCCGGCCGGGTTACCTTTTTCAGTAATCGGGATAAACCCCAGATTCTACGGAGTTTCTCTGCGGAGTCGACCTAAAAAAGACTTTTCATTTCCAAATCAACCCCCACCATGAAAAAGGTATTGTTCCTCGCCCTGGCCGCTGTTTCTTTCTCGTTCGCTTCTTGCGACAGCAAAACTGA
The Hymenobacter sp. DG25B genome window above contains:
- the der gene encoding ribosome biogenesis GTPase Der, with amino-acid sequence MKNTIAIVGRPNVGKSTLFNRLVGQRKAIMDNESGVTRDRHYGYGDWIGKYYTVIDTGGYVHNSDDIFEGEINKQVKLAIDEADVVLFMVDVDAGVHHLDEEFASVLRRYQGKKPIYIVANKADTNARIHAAGEFYSLGVGDGEIFPISSQSGSGTGDLLDAVVSHFEEEGIEEPDAGIPKIAVVGRPNVGKSSFVNLLLGTERSIVTDIAGTTRDSIQARYNAFGKEFILVDTAGLRRKTKVHEDVEFYSVLRSIRALEESDICIVMLDATRGIEAQDLNIIGLADKNRKGIVILVNKWDLIENKETNTAKDFEEKIREKIAPISYPPIIFISVLNKQRVHKAIETAIDVYENKRRKIPTSELNEVMLKEIERYPPPIQKGKMVRIKYVTQLPTHNPVFAFFCNLPQYVLESYTRYLENRLREHFDFTGVPVGIIFRKK